The following are encoded in a window of Myxococcota bacterium genomic DNA:
- a CDS encoding inositol monophosphatase family protein has protein sequence QLLHGSIGGYEGVRTPPGLVELARVTHRQRGFGDFWQHCLVAAGAAEIAVDPIVQPWDIAALQVVVEEAGGRATALSGERSIYAGSLVSSNGLLHEATLGHLRGRV, from the coding sequence CAGCTCCTGCACGGCAGCATCGGCGGCTACGAGGGCGTGCGCACGCCGCCGGGCCTGGTCGAGCTCGCACGAGTGACTCACCGGCAGCGCGGCTTCGGTGACTTCTGGCAGCACTGTCTCGTGGCGGCGGGCGCGGCTGAGATCGCGGTCGATCCGATCGTCCAGCCGTGGGACATCGCGGCGCTCCAGGTGGTGGTCGAGGAGGCCGGCGGACGCGCGACCGCACTCAGCGGCGAGCGCTCGATCTACGCGGGCAGCCTGGTCTCCAGCAACGGCCTCCTGCACGAGGCGACCCTGGGTCACCTGCGCGGCCGCGTCTGA